The following are encoded together in the Ranitomeya imitator isolate aRanImi1 chromosome 4, aRanImi1.pri, whole genome shotgun sequence genome:
- the LOC138674230 gene encoding uncharacterized protein isoform X1, whose translation MRAQSGSGGRKSKYKYARALSFLRSTMVSRSPVGSTREPAVLNPSGAIPQESATEGHIDSPGPSAPYQPSLTSDPLVPSTSAGASWPPALHESTGEDIAFLLPHPSNAATSSTPVGSGQQRQRGQEKSYAPEFLHLNAAFQNCLKLLSEQMTAGFNLLSNSILELHTRLDRMYSDASKSPNHTFFQSVLERMDKLSTDQQMQVMQLCQSALALITSQATPPAPPSSHCPSLQPLPTSCPVPTSCPIPTSRPVSVPTNIVRASTPCPLPPVSFTHYAPSSSSSPATTSSASQSIHSTPPNSQYYSRFHVHLFSFFLHPFTCFTY comes from the exons atgcgggcccagagtggatctggaggacgcaagaGCAAGTACAAAtatgcaagggccctgtcgttcctccgatcaacgatggtgagcagaag ccctgtcggcagcactcgggagcctgcagtgttgaacccttctggggcgatccctcaggagtccgccactgAGGGACACATCGACAGTCCGGGCCCATCTGCACCTTaccagccttccctcacatctgatcccttGGTCCCATCCACCAGTGCTGGAGCATCGTGGCCGCCTGCGTTGCATGAATctactggtgaggatatagcttttcttttaccccacccctctaatgctgccacctctagtacacctgtgggttctgggcagcagcggcagaggggtcaggaaaagagctatgcgcccgagttcttgcatctgaatgcagccttccagaactgtctcaaactgcTGTCTGAGCAAATGACCGCAGGATTTAATTTGCTCagcaacagtattcttgagttgcacacacGCCTGGATAGGATGtattcagatgcaagtaaatctCCAAACCACACATTTTTCCAGTCGGTACTCGAGCGCATGGATAAGCTAtctactgatcagcagatgcaagtaatgcaatTGTGCCAGTCTGCTCTAGCGCTAATTACCTCCCAAGCCACTCCACCTGcccccccctccagccactgtccctccctCCAGCCACTACCAACATCCTGCCCCGTGCCAACATCCTGCCCCATACCAACATCCCGCCCTGTATCAGTTCCCACCAACATCGTCCGCGCCTCCACTCcgtgcccactaccaccagtctccttcacccATTATGCCCCATCGTCATCCTCTTCTCCAgccaccacctcttctgcctcccaatccatccACTCCACCCCTCCAAATTCCCAATACTACTCCCGGTTTCATGTCCACCTGTTCTCTttttttctccaccccttcacctgttttacctactga
- the LOC138674230 gene encoding uncharacterized protein isoform X2 — translation MLCSSGDSLLILVLDPEVLKAAPKVAGVRVRAVVIGRERENCQAVAVNQGSLQEGVQQRDAGPEWIWRTQEQVQICKGPVVPPINDGEQKPCRQHSGACSVEPFWGDPSGVRH, via the exons atgctgtgctcctctggtgacag TCTCctgattctggtgctcgatccagaggtcctcaaAGCGGCTCCCAAGGTTGCTGGTGTGAGAGTCAGGGCAGTCGTcatcgggagagagagagagaattgtcaagcggtggcggtcaatcagggatcgcttcaagaaggagttcaacaaagagatgcgggcccagagtggatctggaggacgcaagaGCAAGTACAAAtatgcaagggccctgtcgttcctccgatcaacgatggtgagcagaag ccctgtcggcagcactcgggagcctgcagtgttgaacccttctggggcgatccctcaggagtccgccactgA